In Jaculus jaculus isolate mJacJac1 chromosome 11, mJacJac1.mat.Y.cur, whole genome shotgun sequence, the following proteins share a genomic window:
- the Decr2 gene encoding peroxisomal 2,4-dienoyl-CoA reductase [(3E)-enoyl-CoA-producing] — protein MAQPPPDVAEDDCLPEYRHLFCPDLLQDKVAFITGGGSGIGFRIAEIFMRHGCHTVIASRSFPRVSLAAKKLVTTTGRRCLPLCMDVRVPPAVMSAVDQALKEFDKIDILINCAAGNFLCPASALSFNAFKTVVDIDTIGTFNVSRVVYEKFFRDHGGVIVNITATLSVRGQVLQIHAGAAKAAVDAMTRHLAVEWGPQNIRVNSLAPGPISGTEGLQRLGGPYFSPSTEALLSPLQRLGNKTEIAHSVLYLASPLASYVSGIVLVVDGGSWMTFPNDIKRLVDFKSSSSKL, from the exons ATGGCCCAGCCGCCGCCCGACGTCGCGGAGGACGACTGTCTTCCTGAGTACCGTCACCTTTTCTGCCCGGATCTCCTACA GGACAAAGTGGCCTTTATCACTGGTGGTGGATCTGGAATTGGCTTCCGGATTGCTGAGATTTTCATGCG gcatggcTGCCACACGGTCATCGCCAGTAGAAGCTTTCCAAGAGTATCCTTG GCTGCCAAGAAGCTGGTCACTACTACTGGCCGGCGGTGCCTCCCTTTATGTATGGACGTCCGAGTTCCCCCAGCTGTCATGTCTGCTGTGGACCAGGCACTGAAGGAGTTTGACAAAATTGACATCCTCATTAACT GTGCAGCTGGAAACTTTCTGTGCCCTGCCAGTGCATTGTCCTTCAATGCCTTCAAGACTGTGGTTGACATTGACACCATTGGCACCTTCAATGTGTCTCGTGTGGTCTATGAGAAGTTCTTCCGG GACCATGGAGGGGTGATTGTGAACATCACTGCCACCCTGAGTGTCCGAGGGCAGGTGCTGCAAATTCACGCAGGCGCTGCCAAGGCAGCTGTGG ATGCTATGACCCGACACTTGGCTGTGGAGTGGGGTCCCCAGAACATCCGTGTCAACAGTCTGGCCCCTGGCCCCATCAGCGGCACTGAGGGGTTACAGCGACTGG GGGGTCCTTACTTCAGTCCAAGTACAGAAGCTCTTTTGAGCCCCCTGCAGAGACTGGGAAACAAGACGGAAATTGCCCACAGCGTGCTATACCTGGCCAGCCCTCTGGCTTCCTACGTCTCAGGGATTGTGTTGGTGGTTGATGGTGGGAGCTGGATGACCTTCCCAAATGACATCAAGCGACTAGTAGATTTCAAGTCCTCCTCTTCTAAGCTCTAG
- the Nme4 gene encoding nucleoside diphosphate kinase, mitochondrial isoform X1 gives MGSLLGSAAVRALLCWPHRLILRQLVRPSFDVFSGEPVPPFMLVPSPAVLHRGGPSWSQERTLVAVKPDGVQRRLVGTVIQRFERRGFKLVGIKMLQAPESILAEHYQDLQKKPFYPALISYMSSGPVVAMVWEGHNVVHVSRAMIGHTDSTEAAPGTIRGDFSIHISRNVIHASDSVEEAQREIQLWFQRSELVNWVDSGHQASCYPS, from the exons GGTTCGGGCGCTGCTGTGCTGGCCGCACAGGCTCATCTTGCGCCAGCTCGTGCGCCCCAGCTTTG ATGTCTTTTCAGGGGAGCCAGTTCCACCTTTTATGCTTGTTCCTTCCCCAGCTGTCCTGCATAGAG GAGGGCCCTCCTGGTCCCAGGAGAGGACCCTGGTTGCCGTGAAACCTGATGGGGTGCAGCGGAGGCTGGTGGGGACTGTGATCCAGCGCTTTGAGAGGCGGGGCTTCAAGCTGGTGGGGATCAAGATGCTGCAG GCACCAGAGAGCATCCTTGCTGAACACTACCAGGACCTACAGAAGAAGCCCTTTTACCCAGCCCTTATCAGCTACATGAGCTCTGGGCCCGTGGTGGCTATG GTCTGGGAAGGGCACAACGTGGTCCATGTCTCAAGGGCCATGATAGGACATACTGACTCCACTGAGGCTGCCCCGGGGACCATCAGGGGAGACTTCAGCATTCACATCAGCAG GAACGTCATCCATGCTAGTGACTCTGTGGAGGAGGCCCAGAGGGAGATCCAGCTGTGGTTTCAGAGAAGCGAGCTGGTAAACTGGGTAGACAGTGGCCACCAGGCCAGCTGCTACCCATCTTGA
- the Nme4 gene encoding nucleoside diphosphate kinase, mitochondrial isoform X2, translating to MGSLLGSAAVRALLCWPHRLILRQLVRPSFGGPSWSQERTLVAVKPDGVQRRLVGTVIQRFERRGFKLVGIKMLQAPESILAEHYQDLQKKPFYPALISYMSSGPVVAMVWEGHNVVHVSRAMIGHTDSTEAAPGTIRGDFSIHISRNVIHASDSVEEAQREIQLWFQRSELVNWVDSGHQASCYPS from the exons GGTTCGGGCGCTGCTGTGCTGGCCGCACAGGCTCATCTTGCGCCAGCTCGTGCGCCCCAGCTTTG GAGGGCCCTCCTGGTCCCAGGAGAGGACCCTGGTTGCCGTGAAACCTGATGGGGTGCAGCGGAGGCTGGTGGGGACTGTGATCCAGCGCTTTGAGAGGCGGGGCTTCAAGCTGGTGGGGATCAAGATGCTGCAG GCACCAGAGAGCATCCTTGCTGAACACTACCAGGACCTACAGAAGAAGCCCTTTTACCCAGCCCTTATCAGCTACATGAGCTCTGGGCCCGTGGTGGCTATG GTCTGGGAAGGGCACAACGTGGTCCATGTCTCAAGGGCCATGATAGGACATACTGACTCCACTGAGGCTGCCCCGGGGACCATCAGGGGAGACTTCAGCATTCACATCAGCAG GAACGTCATCCATGCTAGTGACTCTGTGGAGGAGGCCCAGAGGGAGATCCAGCTGTGGTTTCAGAGAAGCGAGCTGGTAAACTGGGTAGACAGTGGCCACCAGGCCAGCTGCTACCCATCTTGA